One Podarcis muralis chromosome 1, rPodMur119.hap1.1, whole genome shotgun sequence genomic window carries:
- the GLI2 gene encoding zinc finger protein GLI2 isoform X3, giving the protein MNPHMEHYLRSMHGSPTLSMISAARGLSPADVAHEHLKERGLFGLPPPPPGANPADYYHQMTLMASHPNPYGDLLMQSAGAAGATHLHDYLSPVDVSRFSSPRVTPRLSRKRALSISPLSDASIDLQTMIRTSPNSLVAYINNSRSSSAASGSYGHLSAGAISPAFTFPHPINPVTYQQILNQQRSLSSAFGHTPPFIQPSPTFPSRQHVAVISVNSTPAQISSNCVSDSNQSKQSSESAVSSTVNPVINKRSKVKTEMETLPPASPPTQEHLTDLKEELDKDECKQEPEVIYETNCHWESCAKEYDTQEQLVHHINNDHIHGEKKEFVCRWQECTREQKPFKAQYMLVVHMRRHTGEKPHKCTFEGCSKAYSRLENLKTHLRSHTGEKPYVCEHEGCNKAFSNASDRAKHQNRTHSNEKPYVCKIPGCTKRYTDPSSLRKHVKTVHGPEAHVTKKQRNDVHLRPPALKENSDNEASAKQSGKASDERAEANSTTRGMEDCLQVKTIKTENSVMYQSSPGGQSSCSSEPSPLGSTNNNDSGVEMNMHSGGSLGDLTALEDGTPVVDSTVSSGNSTVSLQLRKQMTTMQRLEQLKKEKLRTVKDSCSWVNPAPQVRNTKLPPIPGNGCLLDNMGGGGSSAALPNPRITDLSINEVTMLNQLAERRDSSTSTISSAYSVSRRSSGISPYFSSRRSSEASPFGTRPNNTSSADSYDPISTDASRRSSDASQCSGIPGLLNLTPVQHYRLKAKYAAATGGPPPTPLPNMERMTLRNKISLLDGPEPALPSFRLPPGPRRCSDSNAYGYGASLGFAHDGPGNNARRASDPVRRPAGEPVSLPRVHRFNSTNSMNPLHPPADRRSFGLPNFARSDGSLARHIYSPRPPSITENVAMEAMSGEADGSIGDDDIVLPDDVVQYIKSQNGVMAADNSSAGYGNEMQNFQVNAKVQHSNLGSQLSRVAAPDVGMNHAAPAMSECHMNFGADSDLSKNNMPVQWNEVSSGTVDTSSAQAKQQFPPRNLAVVHQKHNFGQYQNFSHQQMQVGQNNMNGNLQQFVQKNTSIDGQRLNCMHLRQQQVNPGPSNNPDLNSHEAYHQVHQMLSPNTMGGDLNQLSPPCNNMILKPASHAHPQQIDIMADPTSMVDSSRECIMHSQVTQEPGHQQGFSSQPNHMNFPMTQEVFHQPSALMTSGQQDFEPQQDMIGTVAQSFPSGLVQPHPPPNPSPANRHRGTCAMQHLGYMRISHPANDVSPGQERVEFTPKRTTGVASSQPQQYNNSMGGNHLMHYYGQIHMYEQNGNFNTHADCSVRQQQCALNIKPATMPSPGANQVSSTVDSQVLEPPQIDFDAIMDDGDHSSLMSGTLSPSILQNLSQNSSRLTTPRNSLTLPSIPAGISNMAIGDMSSMLTTLAEESKFLNMMS; this is encoded by the exons TGTCAAGATTCTCCAGTCCACGAGTGACTCCAAGACTAAGTCGAAAGCGAGCGCTTTCTATATCTCCGTTGTCCGATGCCAGCATTGATCTTCAGACAATGATCCGGACCTCGCCAAATTCATTGGTGGCTTATATAAATAACTCCAGGAGTAGTTCTGCAGCAAGTGGCTCTTATGGGCATTTATCAGCGGGGGCAATAAG cccagcATTCACTTTCCCTCACCCAATCAACCCAGTGACGTACCAGCAAATTTTGAATCAGCAGAGAAGCTTGAGCTCAGCATTTGGACATACGCCTCCCTTCATCCAGCCATCGCCGACGTTTCCTTCGCGGCAGCATGTGGCCGTCATCTCTGTCAATTCCACTCCGGCTCAGATCAGCAGCAACTGTGTCTCTGATTCCAACCAG AGCAAGCAGAGCAGCGAGTCAGCTGTTAGCAGCACGGTCAACCCAGTCATTAATAAACGCAGCAAAGTCAAGACTGAAATGGAGACTCTACCACCAGCTTCCCCGCCCACTCAG GAGCATCTGACGGACTTGAAAGAGGAACTTGATAAGGACGAATGCAAACAGGAGCCCGAAGTTATTTATGAGACCAACTGTCACTGGGAAAGTTGTGCGAAGGAGTATGATACTCAGGAGCAGCTTGTCCAT CATATCAATAATGATCACATTCATGGGGAGAAGAAGGAGTTTGTCTGCCGTTGGCAAGAGTGTACGCGGGAGCAGAAGCCATTCAAAGCACAGTACATGCTGGTAGTGCATATGCGAAGGCACACTGGGGAAAAGCCACACAAGTGCACG TTTGAGGGTTGCTCCAAAGCCTATTCTCGGCTAGAGAACTTGAAGACACACCTGAGGTCTCACACCGGTGAAAAACCTTACGTCTGTGAACATGAGGGCTGCAATAAGGCCTTTTCTAATGCTTCTGACCGAGCAAAACACCAGAACAGGACGCATTCCAATGAG AAACCCTACGTCTGTAAAATTCCAGGCTGCACAAAGAGATACACAGACCCCAGTTCCCTCAGGAAACATGTGAAGACTGTGCACGGGCCAGAGGCCCATGTCACCAAGAAACAACGCAATGATGTTCACCTGAGACCGCCTGCACTGAAGGAAAACAGCGACAATGAAGCAAGTGCCAAGCAGAGCGGAAAGGCTTCAGACGAGCGGGCTGAGGCAAACAGCACCACCAGAGGCATGGAGGACTGCTTACAAGTCAAAACAATAAAGACGGAGAACTCTGTG ATGTATCAGTCCAGTCCTGGTGGCCAATCCTCATGCAGCAGTGAACCATCACCACTTGGGAGCACCAACAACAATGACAGTGGAGTCGAAATGAACATGCACAGTGGGGGAAGTCTGGGGGACCTGACCGCGTTGGAGGATGGCACTCCTGTTGTAGACTCGACGGTCTCATCTGGCAATTCAACCGTCAGTCTGCAGCTGAGGAAACAAATGACAACCATGCAACGCCTTGAGCAGCTCAAGAAAGAGAAACTCAGGACAGTGAAGGATTCTTGCTCGTGGGTGAATCCGGCCCCACAAGTCAGAAATACCAAGCTGCCTCCCATCCCAGGCAATG GCTGTCTACTGGACaacatgggtggtggtggttcttcTGCAGCGCTGCCTAACCCAAGGATAACAGACCtgtccatcaacgaggtcacaatGCTGAACCAACTAGCAGAACGTCGCGACAGCTCAACCAGCACCATCAGCTCTGCCTACAGCGTCAGCCGCAGGTCATCAGGGATATCCCCTTACTTCTCCAGCCGCCGTTCCAGCGAAGCATCACCGTTTGGAACCCGGCCAAACAACACAAGCTCTGCTGACTCCTATGACCCCATTTCCACGGATGCCTCTCGCAGATCGAGCGACGCCAGCCAGTGCAGCGGAATCCCAGGTCTTCTGAACCTCACACCGGTGCAGCACTACAGGCTTAAAGCCAAGTACGCTGCTGCCACAGGGGGCCCTCCACCTACCCCCCTGCCTAACATGGAAAGGATGACCCTGAGGAATAAAATTTCCCTTCTGGATGGGCCAGAGCCTGCTCTGCCTTCTTTtcgccttcctcctgggccacgGCGTTGCAGTGACAGCAACGCTTATGGGTATGGTGCGTCCCTGGGATTTGCTCACGATGGGCCTGGCAACAATGCAAGACGCGCAAGTGATCCGGTGAGGAGACCTGCTGGAGAGCCAGTTTCCCTCCCTAGAGTCCATCGTTTCAACAGCACCAACAGTATGAACCCACTCCACCCTCCTGCAGACAGAAGGAGCTTCGGCCTCCCAAACTTTGCACGTTCCGACGGAAGCCTCGCCAGGCACATCTATTCTCCACGGCCTCCGAGTATCACCGAGAACGTTGCCATGGAAGCGATGTCTGGCGAGGCCGATGGCTCCATTGGAGATGATGACATTGTGCTACCCGATGACGTAGTGCAATACATCAAATCGCAAAACGGTGTCATGGCCGCAGACAACTCTTCCGCAGGCTATGGCAATGAAATGCAGAACTTCCAAGTGAATGCAAAAGTGCAACACAGCAACCTGGGAAGCCAACTCAGCAGGGTGGCTGCTCCAGATGTGGGTATGAATCATGCAGCTCCAGCGATGAGTGAGTGTCACATGAACTTTGGAGCAGATTCTGACTTGAGCAAGAACAACATGCCCGTCCAGTGGAATGAAGTCAGCTCAGGTACGGTGGACACATCCTCTGCTCAAGCAAAGCAGCAGTTCCCTCCACGTAACTTAGCTGTGGTTCATCAAAAGCACAACTTTGGCCAGTATCAGAACTTTAGCCATCAGCAGATGCAGGTGGGTCAAAACAATATGAATGGAAACCTGCAACAGTTTGTGCAGAAAAACACAAGCATAGATGGACAAAGGTTAAACTGCATGCACTTAAGGCAGCAACAGGTGAATCCGGGACCCAGTAACAATCCAGATTTGAACTCACATGAAGCGTACCATCAGGTTCATCAAATGCTGAGCCCAAACACAATGGGGGGTGACCTCAACCAGCTTTCTCCTCCCTGTAACAACATGATATTGAAGCCTGCATCCCATGCTCATCCTCAGCAGATAGATATTATGGCTGATCCCACTTCAATGGTTGACAGTAGCAGAGAATGCATAATGCACAGTCAGGTCACACAGGAACCAGGACATCAGCAGGGCTTTTCGTCTCAGCCAAATCACATGAACTTTCCCATGACACAGGAGGTCTTCCATCAACCTTCTGCATTAATGACCTCCGGTCAGCAAGACTTTGAGCCACAACAGGATATGATAGGTACCGTTGCACAGAGCTTCCCTTCTGGTCTGGTTCAGCCTCATCCTCCACCTAATCCCAGCCCAGCAAACAGGCACCGAGGGACGTGTGCTATGCAACACTTGGGCTACATGAGAATATCTCACCCAGCCAATGATGTGAGCCCAGGGCAGGAAAGGGTAGAGTTCACCCCCAAGAGAACAACTGGTGTAGCATCTTCGCAGCCACAGCAATACAATAACAGCATGGGGGGAAACCATTTGATGCACTATTATGGCCAAATACATATGTATGAACAAAATGGGAATTTTAATACCCATGCAGACTGTAGTGTAAGACAACAGCAGTGTGCACTGAACATCAAGCCAGCCACAATGCCATCTCCTGGGGCTAATCAAGTATCAAGCACTGTGGACTCACAGGTTCTGGAGCCTCCTCAGATAGATTTTGATGCCATCATGGACGATGGGGACCATTCAAGTCTGATGTCAGGGACCCTGAGCCCTAGCATCCTACAGAATCTCTCCCAGAACTCTTCCCGCCTTACAACTCCCCGGAACTCTCTGACACTGCCATCCATACCAGCTGGAATTAGTAATATGGCAATAGGGGACATGAGCTCTATGTTGACAACCCTAGCAGAAGAAAGTAAATTTCTGAACATGATGTCTTAA
- the GLI2 gene encoding zinc finger protein GLI2 isoform X2, with translation MFSNPSSGERPPTLSGSPVISDISLIRLSPHPAGPAESPFNHPHAYMNPHMEHYLRSMHGSPTLSMISAARGLSPADVAHEHLKERGLFGLPPPPPGANPADYYHQMTLMASHPNPYGDLLMQSAGAAGATHLHDYLSPVDVSRFSSPRVTPRLSRKRALSISPLSDASIDLQTMIRTSPNSLVAYINNSRSSSAASGSYGHLSAGAISPAFTFPHPINPVTYQQILNQQRSLSSAFGHTPPFIQPSPTFPSRQHVAVISVNSTPAQISSNCVSDSNQSKQSSESAVSSTVNPVINKRSKVKTEMETLPPASPPTQEHLTDLKEELDKDECKQEPEVIYETNCHWESCAKEYDTQEQLVHHINNDHIHGEKKEFVCRWQECTREQKPFKAQYMLVVHMRRHTGEKPHKCTFEGCSKAYSRLENLKTHLRSHTGEKPYVCEHEGCNKAFSNASDRAKHQNRTHSNEKPYVCKIPGCTKRYTDPSSLRKHVKTVHGPEAHVTKKQRNDVHLRPPALKENSDNEASAKQSGKASDERAEANSTTRGMEDCLQVKTIKTENSVMYQSSPGGQSSCSSEPSPLGSTNNNDSGVEMNMHSGGSLGDLTALEDGTPVVDSTVSSGNSTVSLQLRKQMTTMQRLEQLKKEKLRTVKDSCSWVNPAPQVRNTKLPPIPGNGCLLDNMGGGGSSAALPNPRITDLSINEVTMLNQLAERRDSSTSTISSAYSVSRRSSGISPYFSSRRSSEASPFGTRPNNTSSADSYDPISTDASRRSSDASQCSGIPGLLNLTPVQHYRLKAKYAAATGGPPPTPLPNMERMTLRNKISLLDGPEPALPSFRLPPGPRRCSDSNAYGYGASLGFAHDGPGNNARRASDPVRRPAGEPVSLPRVHRFNSTNSMNPLHPPADRRSFGLPNFARSDGSLARHIYSPRPPSITENVAMEAMSGEADGSIGDDDIVLPDDVVQYIKSQNGVMAADNSSAGYGNEMQNFQVNAKVQHSNLGSQLSRVAAPDVGMNHAAPAMSECHMNFGADSDLSKNNMPVQWNEVSSGTVDTSSAQAKQQFPPRNLAVVHQKHNFGQYQNFSHQQMQVGQNNMNGNLQQFVQKNTSIDGQRLNCMHLRQQQVNPGPSNNPDLNSHEAYHQVHQMLSPNTMGGDLNQLSPPCNNMILKPASHAHPQQIDIMADPTSMVDSSRECIMHSQVTQEPGHQQGFSSQPNHMNFPMTQEVFHQPSALMTSGQQDFEPQQDMIGTVAQSFPSGLVQPHPPPNPSPANRHRGTCAMQHLGYMRISHPANDVSPGQERVEFTPKRTTGVASSQPQQYNNSMGGNHLMHYYGQIHMYEQNGNFNTHADCSVRQQQCALNIKPATMPSPGANQVSSTVDSQVLEPPQIDFDAIMDDGDHSSLMSGTLSPSILQNLSQNSSRLTTPRNSLTLPSIPAGISNMAIGDMSSMLTTLAEESKFLNMMS, from the exons TGTCAAGATTCTCCAGTCCACGAGTGACTCCAAGACTAAGTCGAAAGCGAGCGCTTTCTATATCTCCGTTGTCCGATGCCAGCATTGATCTTCAGACAATGATCCGGACCTCGCCAAATTCATTGGTGGCTTATATAAATAACTCCAGGAGTAGTTCTGCAGCAAGTGGCTCTTATGGGCATTTATCAGCGGGGGCAATAAG cccagcATTCACTTTCCCTCACCCAATCAACCCAGTGACGTACCAGCAAATTTTGAATCAGCAGAGAAGCTTGAGCTCAGCATTTGGACATACGCCTCCCTTCATCCAGCCATCGCCGACGTTTCCTTCGCGGCAGCATGTGGCCGTCATCTCTGTCAATTCCACTCCGGCTCAGATCAGCAGCAACTGTGTCTCTGATTCCAACCAG AGCAAGCAGAGCAGCGAGTCAGCTGTTAGCAGCACGGTCAACCCAGTCATTAATAAACGCAGCAAAGTCAAGACTGAAATGGAGACTCTACCACCAGCTTCCCCGCCCACTCAG GAGCATCTGACGGACTTGAAAGAGGAACTTGATAAGGACGAATGCAAACAGGAGCCCGAAGTTATTTATGAGACCAACTGTCACTGGGAAAGTTGTGCGAAGGAGTATGATACTCAGGAGCAGCTTGTCCAT CATATCAATAATGATCACATTCATGGGGAGAAGAAGGAGTTTGTCTGCCGTTGGCAAGAGTGTACGCGGGAGCAGAAGCCATTCAAAGCACAGTACATGCTGGTAGTGCATATGCGAAGGCACACTGGGGAAAAGCCACACAAGTGCACG TTTGAGGGTTGCTCCAAAGCCTATTCTCGGCTAGAGAACTTGAAGACACACCTGAGGTCTCACACCGGTGAAAAACCTTACGTCTGTGAACATGAGGGCTGCAATAAGGCCTTTTCTAATGCTTCTGACCGAGCAAAACACCAGAACAGGACGCATTCCAATGAG AAACCCTACGTCTGTAAAATTCCAGGCTGCACAAAGAGATACACAGACCCCAGTTCCCTCAGGAAACATGTGAAGACTGTGCACGGGCCAGAGGCCCATGTCACCAAGAAACAACGCAATGATGTTCACCTGAGACCGCCTGCACTGAAGGAAAACAGCGACAATGAAGCAAGTGCCAAGCAGAGCGGAAAGGCTTCAGACGAGCGGGCTGAGGCAAACAGCACCACCAGAGGCATGGAGGACTGCTTACAAGTCAAAACAATAAAGACGGAGAACTCTGTG ATGTATCAGTCCAGTCCTGGTGGCCAATCCTCATGCAGCAGTGAACCATCACCACTTGGGAGCACCAACAACAATGACAGTGGAGTCGAAATGAACATGCACAGTGGGGGAAGTCTGGGGGACCTGACCGCGTTGGAGGATGGCACTCCTGTTGTAGACTCGACGGTCTCATCTGGCAATTCAACCGTCAGTCTGCAGCTGAGGAAACAAATGACAACCATGCAACGCCTTGAGCAGCTCAAGAAAGAGAAACTCAGGACAGTGAAGGATTCTTGCTCGTGGGTGAATCCGGCCCCACAAGTCAGAAATACCAAGCTGCCTCCCATCCCAGGCAATG GCTGTCTACTGGACaacatgggtggtggtggttcttcTGCAGCGCTGCCTAACCCAAGGATAACAGACCtgtccatcaacgaggtcacaatGCTGAACCAACTAGCAGAACGTCGCGACAGCTCAACCAGCACCATCAGCTCTGCCTACAGCGTCAGCCGCAGGTCATCAGGGATATCCCCTTACTTCTCCAGCCGCCGTTCCAGCGAAGCATCACCGTTTGGAACCCGGCCAAACAACACAAGCTCTGCTGACTCCTATGACCCCATTTCCACGGATGCCTCTCGCAGATCGAGCGACGCCAGCCAGTGCAGCGGAATCCCAGGTCTTCTGAACCTCACACCGGTGCAGCACTACAGGCTTAAAGCCAAGTACGCTGCTGCCACAGGGGGCCCTCCACCTACCCCCCTGCCTAACATGGAAAGGATGACCCTGAGGAATAAAATTTCCCTTCTGGATGGGCCAGAGCCTGCTCTGCCTTCTTTtcgccttcctcctgggccacgGCGTTGCAGTGACAGCAACGCTTATGGGTATGGTGCGTCCCTGGGATTTGCTCACGATGGGCCTGGCAACAATGCAAGACGCGCAAGTGATCCGGTGAGGAGACCTGCTGGAGAGCCAGTTTCCCTCCCTAGAGTCCATCGTTTCAACAGCACCAACAGTATGAACCCACTCCACCCTCCTGCAGACAGAAGGAGCTTCGGCCTCCCAAACTTTGCACGTTCCGACGGAAGCCTCGCCAGGCACATCTATTCTCCACGGCCTCCGAGTATCACCGAGAACGTTGCCATGGAAGCGATGTCTGGCGAGGCCGATGGCTCCATTGGAGATGATGACATTGTGCTACCCGATGACGTAGTGCAATACATCAAATCGCAAAACGGTGTCATGGCCGCAGACAACTCTTCCGCAGGCTATGGCAATGAAATGCAGAACTTCCAAGTGAATGCAAAAGTGCAACACAGCAACCTGGGAAGCCAACTCAGCAGGGTGGCTGCTCCAGATGTGGGTATGAATCATGCAGCTCCAGCGATGAGTGAGTGTCACATGAACTTTGGAGCAGATTCTGACTTGAGCAAGAACAACATGCCCGTCCAGTGGAATGAAGTCAGCTCAGGTACGGTGGACACATCCTCTGCTCAAGCAAAGCAGCAGTTCCCTCCACGTAACTTAGCTGTGGTTCATCAAAAGCACAACTTTGGCCAGTATCAGAACTTTAGCCATCAGCAGATGCAGGTGGGTCAAAACAATATGAATGGAAACCTGCAACAGTTTGTGCAGAAAAACACAAGCATAGATGGACAAAGGTTAAACTGCATGCACTTAAGGCAGCAACAGGTGAATCCGGGACCCAGTAACAATCCAGATTTGAACTCACATGAAGCGTACCATCAGGTTCATCAAATGCTGAGCCCAAACACAATGGGGGGTGACCTCAACCAGCTTTCTCCTCCCTGTAACAACATGATATTGAAGCCTGCATCCCATGCTCATCCTCAGCAGATAGATATTATGGCTGATCCCACTTCAATGGTTGACAGTAGCAGAGAATGCATAATGCACAGTCAGGTCACACAGGAACCAGGACATCAGCAGGGCTTTTCGTCTCAGCCAAATCACATGAACTTTCCCATGACACAGGAGGTCTTCCATCAACCTTCTGCATTAATGACCTCCGGTCAGCAAGACTTTGAGCCACAACAGGATATGATAGGTACCGTTGCACAGAGCTTCCCTTCTGGTCTGGTTCAGCCTCATCCTCCACCTAATCCCAGCCCAGCAAACAGGCACCGAGGGACGTGTGCTATGCAACACTTGGGCTACATGAGAATATCTCACCCAGCCAATGATGTGAGCCCAGGGCAGGAAAGGGTAGAGTTCACCCCCAAGAGAACAACTGGTGTAGCATCTTCGCAGCCACAGCAATACAATAACAGCATGGGGGGAAACCATTTGATGCACTATTATGGCCAAATACATATGTATGAACAAAATGGGAATTTTAATACCCATGCAGACTGTAGTGTAAGACAACAGCAGTGTGCACTGAACATCAAGCCAGCCACAATGCCATCTCCTGGGGCTAATCAAGTATCAAGCACTGTGGACTCACAGGTTCTGGAGCCTCCTCAGATAGATTTTGATGCCATCATGGACGATGGGGACCATTCAAGTCTGATGTCAGGGACCCTGAGCCCTAGCATCCTACAGAATCTCTCCCAGAACTCTTCCCGCCTTACAACTCCCCGGAACTCTCTGACACTGCCATCCATACCAGCTGGAATTAGTAATATGGCAATAGGGGACATGAGCTCTATGTTGACAACCCTAGCAGAAGAAAGTAAATTTCTGAACATGATGTCTTAA